The Cyanobacterium sp. T60_A2020_053 sequence TATAAACATAAATATCTGGACTAAATCCAGAAATCCTATCGCCCAATATATTTCCTTTTTGTAATTGTTCAATAATGGGTTTTATATCTGCCTTAATATTATGATATTTTTTAGATAACTTATATAAATTATTCTCAAATTCGTTAGCAAATCTCATGGAAAATGTATTATTCGCCATCAATTCTCTCCCATAATTCAGAAATAGGTCTAGTTTTTCCTTCTTTTCTTTCTTGTAAAGCTCGTCTTAAACTAGCCTGAATTTCTGCCACTGGGGTATCATCAGGATCAGACTCATTGTCATCAGACACCAAAAGAATAACCTTAACTCGACTAGGAGTGATTATATCTAAATGATCGTCTAATAAAAGTTCTTTGTCACTATTTAGGGTTGCCATTACTTCAAATGCTTTCATCAACTTAACGCCACTTCGTTTTAAAACTACCTTATCATAATCAATAATTAAGTTATATGGTGGAGGGCGCCCTCCACCTCAACCTACCAAATTAAACTTAAATCTAAAATAAATTCTGGTAAGACTTCTT is a genomic window containing:
- a CDS encoding type II toxin-antitoxin system RelE/ParE family toxin, with amino-acid sequence MANNTFSMRFANEFENNLYKLSKKYHNIKADIKPIIEQLQKGNILGDRISGFSPDIYVYKVRVKNSNIQKGKSGGYRLIYFWESETSILLLTIYSKSQQEDISINQINAILDEFNEN